The Rhododendron vialii isolate Sample 1 chromosome 6a, ASM3025357v1 genome includes a window with the following:
- the LOC131328753 gene encoding glycine-rich protein 23-like: MLYCKILCTVIINKRLLSRSRGRTWFWKITYIAVSISLLFYTCESCVCVLRSLHGGLGGGGGGGGLVAEEEDMQGGGSGFGVGAGSGYGSGGRLGGGNGGGGGGGGFGDGGGGGLGGRSGRGIP, translated from the coding sequence ATGCTCTATTGTAAAATCCTATGTACTGTGATCATCAATAAACGACTGCTCTCTCggtcccgtggacgtacctGGTTTTGGAAAATCACGTATATTGCTGTGTcaatttctttactgttttatacttgtgaatcgtgtgtgtgtgtgcttcGATCCTTACACGGTGGACTcggtgggggtggtggaggggggggtctagtggcggaaGAGGAGGACATGCAAGGAGGCGGGTCAGGTTTTGGAGTAGGAGCTGGAAGCGGATATGGAAGCGGCGGCAGACTTGGTGGGGGAAATGGaggcggcggtggcggtggagggTTCGGAGATGGTGGAGGTGGCGGACTTGGTGGCAGAAGTGGACGTGGAATTCCTTGA
- the LOC131328754 gene encoding uncharacterized protein LOC131328754: MASKFLLLVLLSALFCTTINGRKLVSTQGSFADQKSFYRAGGGGGLGGGGGGGSGGGGGGGLGGGSGFGCAAGFGGGSVGGGGLGGGGGGGVWWRWRCWRRTRWWVRFWGRSWKRIWKWRQRTWWGWWRGVWWRVRFWRRSWKRIWKRRRTWWGKWRWWPRRVRRWQTWWQKWRHSVNLGLRDSVHILSSSLENFELHSSLSPIEKSEDQEEDVDAIEVQRPKLLLLVHLESLKRHRYSASQSTISCYTCWIFQGEFVASHVAHTEDKGQSDSYEGDEMHELLYDAFGIPPFVPPTDDTTSSSSNYRYLWIGCNYTDDFGKEYGKIDIDQKSSHERDHENYLLLLLLLYIYQLSRLLTSISSRTHILPFTVLCCRNMTYKVFLFVFLGALVCTTIARKGSFEDEKTFLGHPKNGAGGLGGGGGLGGGGGGGGLGGGGGAGGGGGSGVGGGAGAGGGVGAGGGSGGGLGGGGGAGAGGGAGVGGGAGAGGGVGAGGGSGGGLGGGGGAGKGGGAGVGGGAGAGGGAGAGGGSGGGLGGGGGAGAGGGAGVGGGAGAGGGVGAGGGSGGGIGGGGGAGKGGGAGVGGGAGAGGGAGAGGGSGGGLGGGGGAGAGGGVGGGAGAGGGAGAGGGTGGGVGGGGGGGFGGGGGGGVGGGSGFGGGAGSGGGLGGKAGGGGGGGGGGGGGGLGGGTGGGFGGGAGGGIGGGGLP; this comes from the exons ATGGCATCTAAGTTCCTTCTTCTTGTGCTTCTTAGTGCTCTTTTTTGCACCACCATTAATGGTAGAAAACTTGTGAGCACCCAAGGGTCTTTTGCAGACCAAAAGTCATTCTACCGCGCCGGTGGTGGCGGTGGTCTaggtggaggaggtggtggtggttctGGAGGGGGTGGCGGCGGAGGGCTAGGTGGAGGTTCGGGCTTTGGCTGTGCAGCTGGCTTTGGTGGAGGATCGGTTGGTGGCGGTGGACttggtgggggtggtggagggGGGGTCTGGTGGCGGTGGAGGTGCTGGAGGAGGACAAGGTGGTGGGTCAGGTTTTGGGGGAGGAGCTGGAAGCGGATATGGAAGTGGCGCCAGCGGACttggtgggggtggtggagggGGGTCTGGTGGCGGGTCAGGTTTTGGAGGAGGAGCTGGAAGCGGATATGGAAGCGGCGGCGGACTTGGTGGGGGAAATGGAGGTGGTGGCCGCGGAGGGTTCGGAGGTGGCAGACTTGGTGGCAGAAGTGGAG GCACAGCGTGAACCTAGGGCTTCGAGACTCAGTCCACattctctcttcctccctcgAGAATTTTGAACTTcactcctccctctctcctatCGAGAAATCTGAAGATCAAGAG GAAGATGTAGATGCAATTGAAGTTCAGAGACCAAAGCTTTTGCTTCTCGTTCATTTGGAAAGTTTGAAGCGCCACAGGTATAGTGCTTCCCAGTCGACCATTTCCTG TTACACGTGTTGGATCTTTCAAGGCGAATTTGTAGCATCTCATGTAGCTCATACTGAGGATAAAGGGCAGAGTGACTCATACGAGGGTGATGAAATGCATGAACTGCTTTATGATGCCTTTGGAATTCCCCCATTTGTTCCTCCTACAGATGACACGACAAGTTCTAGTAGTAACTACAGATACCTTTGGATTGGTTGCAATTACACGGATGATTTTGG GAAAGAGTATGGGAAGATAGATATAGATCAGAAGTCTAGCCATGAAAGAG ATCATGAGAATTAT ctcctcctcctcctcctcctctataTATACCAACTCTCTCGACTACTCACTTCGATCTCATCTAGAACTCACATTCTTCCGTTCACAGTCCTTTGCTGCCGAAACATGACTTATAAAgtctttctttttgtgtttcttgGTGCGCTTGTTTGCACCACCATCGCTAGAAAGGGCTCTTTCGAAGATGAAAAAACATTCCTTGGCCACCCGAAGAATGGTGCTGGTGGGTTaggtggtggaggtggtcttggtggcggcggtggtggcggAGGGCTTGGTGGGGGCGGTGGAGCTGGTGGAGGGGGTGGAAGtggagtgggtggaggagccGGTGCTGGGGGAG GTGTCGGTGCGGGAGGTGGTAGCGGAGGTGGACTTGGCGGAGGCGGTGGAGCTGGTGCAGGGGGTGGGGCtggagtgggtggaggagcgGGTGCTGGGGGAGGTGTCGGAGCAGGAGGTGGTAGCGGAGGTGGACTTGGCGGAGGCGGTGGTGCTGGTAAAGGGGGTGGGGCtggagtgggtggaggagccGGTGCTGGGGGAGGTGCCGGAGCAGGAGGTGGTAGCGGAGGTGGACTTGGCGGAGGCGGTGGAGCTGGTGCAGGGGGTGGAGCtggagtgggtggaggagctGGTGCTGGGGGAGGCGTCGGAGCAGGAGGTGGTAGCGGAGGTGGAATTGGCGGAGGCGGTGGAGCTGGTAAAGGGGGTGGGGCtggagtgggtggaggagcagGTGCTGGGGGAGGTGCCGGAGCAGGAGGTGGTAGCGGAGGTGGACTTGGCGGAGGCGGTGGAGCTGGTGCAG GGGGTGGAGTGGGAGGAGGAGCTGGTGCTGGGGGAGGTGCCGGTGCAGGAGGTGGTACTGGCGGTGGAGttggtggaggaggtggtggaggtttTGGTGGGGGCGGCGGTGGAGGGGTAGGAGGTGGGTCCGGTTTTGGAGGGGGAGCTGGAAGTGGGGGTGGACTTGGTGGGAAAGCTGGTGGAGGCGGTGGTGGCGGAggcggcggaggtggtggtgggctTGGCGGTGGTACTGGTGGGGGATTTGGCGGAGGAGCTGGTGGTGGTATTGGAGGTGGTGGACTGCCTTGA
- the LOC131330507 gene encoding dihydrolipoyllysine-residue succinyltransferase component of 2-oxoglutarate dehydrogenase complex 2, mitochondrial-like isoform X2: MLGIVRRRVSSGGSSSLVLHNSRGFGNVRNLCHLIFPGCSPSLRPISGFTASIQPEATLLQYRLFSSDNGDLVDAVVPFMGESISDGTLAKFLKNPGDRVEVDEPIAQVETDKVTIDVASPEAGVIQEYVAKEGDTVEPGTKIAVISKSAEGVTHVAPSEKTSEKADSKPPPPAEKSKEDKQKPKVESTPVIEKPRTTSGPPPPKRSATEPQLPPKERERRVPMTRLRKRVATRLKDSQNTFALLTTFNEVDMTNLMKLRSDYKDAFAEKHGVKLGLMSGFVKAAVSGLQNQPIINAVIDGDDIIYRDYIDISIAVGTSKGLVVPVIRNAENMNFAEIEKEINTLAKKASNGTISIDEMAGGSFTISNGGVYGSLLSTPIINPPQSAILGMHSIVSRPMVVGGDIVPRPMMYIALTYDHRLIDGREAVFFLRRIKDVVEDPRRLLLDI; encoded by the exons ATGCTGGGCATTGTGAGGCGAAGAGTCTCTTCTGGAGGCTCGTCTTCTTTG GTATTACACAATTCAAGAGGATTCGGAAATGTTCGAAATTTGTGCCACCTCATTTTTCCAG GATGCTCGCCAAGTTTAAGGCCAATAAG TGGATTTACGGCCAGCATTCAGCCGGAGGCTACCTTGCTACAATACAGGCTGTTTTCTTCCGACAATG GTGATCTGGTTGATGCTGTTGTCCCATTTATGGGTGAATCAATAAGCGATGGAACTCTGGCAAAATTTTTGAAGA ATCCTGGTGACAGAGTAGAAGTTGATGAGCCAATTGCTCAAGTTGAAACAGATAAG GTGACTATTGATGTTGCAAGTCCTGAAGCGGGTGTTATCCAAGAG TATGTAGCCAAAGAAGGGGATACTGTGGAACCCGGTACTAAGATTGCTGTCATTTCAAAGTCTGCCGAAGGTGTAACCCATGTTGCTCCATCGGAGAAGACGTCAGAAAAAGCTGATTCAAAGCCACCTCCCCCTGCTGAAAAGAGTAAAGAGGATAAACAGAAGCCTAAAGTTGAAAGCACTCCTGTTATAGAGAAGCCTAGGACAACTTCTGGCCCTCCTCCTCCGAAACGCTCTGCTACCGAACCCCAGCTTCCTCCTAAAGAAAGGGAAAGACGA GTTCCCATGACAAGGCTCAGAAAACGGGTAGCAACACGTTTGAAAGATTCTCAAAACACATTTGCGTTGTTGACAACGTTTAATGAAGTGGATAT GACTAATTTGATGAAACTCCGCTCTGACTACAAAGATGCATTTGCTGAAAAACATGGCGTAAAGTTGGGACTTATGTCTGGGTTTGTGAAG GCTGCTGTTAGTGGGCTTCAAAATCAACCTATTATCAATGCTGTAATTGATGGGGATGATATCATATACAGAGACTATATAGATATCAGCATAGCTGTTGGCACTTCCAAG GGCCTTGTTGTTCCAGTTATCCGCAATGCTGAGAATATGAATTTTGcggagatagagaaagagatcAACACTCTTGCTAAGAAGGCTAGTAATGGAACTATATCAATTGATGAAATGGCTGGAGGGTCTTTCACAATCTCGAATGGTGGTGTTTATGGAAGCCTCTTAAGCACCCCCATCATCAACCCCCCTCAG TCTGCAATCCTGGGTATGCATTCGATAGTGTCCCGTCCAATGGTTGTTGGAGGCGACATAGTTCCGAGGCCAATGATGTACATTGCCCTGACATATGATCATCGGCTGATTGACGGGAGAGAGGCAGTGTTTTTCCTCCGCCGCATCAAGGATGTGGTGGAGGATCCTCGGAGGTTGCTTCTTGATATATAA
- the LOC131330507 gene encoding dihydrolipoyllysine-residue succinyltransferase component of 2-oxoglutarate dehydrogenase complex 2, mitochondrial-like isoform X1: MLGIVRRRVSSGGSSSLILGQSFRGVWPAVSTPRIFATSGDEVLHNSRGFGNVRNLCHLIFPGCSPSLRPISGFTASIQPEATLLQYRLFSSDNGDLVDAVVPFMGESISDGTLAKFLKNPGDRVEVDEPIAQVETDKVTIDVASPEAGVIQEYVAKEGDTVEPGTKIAVISKSAEGVTHVAPSEKTSEKADSKPPPPAEKSKEDKQKPKVESTPVIEKPRTTSGPPPPKRSATEPQLPPKERERRVPMTRLRKRVATRLKDSQNTFALLTTFNEVDMTNLMKLRSDYKDAFAEKHGVKLGLMSGFVKAAVSGLQNQPIINAVIDGDDIIYRDYIDISIAVGTSKGLVVPVIRNAENMNFAEIEKEINTLAKKASNGTISIDEMAGGSFTISNGGVYGSLLSTPIINPPQSAILGMHSIVSRPMVVGGDIVPRPMMYIALTYDHRLIDGREAVFFLRRIKDVVEDPRRLLLDI; the protein is encoded by the exons ATGCTGGGCATTGTGAGGCGAAGAGTCTCTTCTGGAGGCTCGTCTTCTTTG ATATTAGGGCAATCGTTCCGTGGTGTATGGCCTGCAGTATCGACACCTAGGATTTTCGCAACTTCAGGAGACGAG GTATTACACAATTCAAGAGGATTCGGAAATGTTCGAAATTTGTGCCACCTCATTTTTCCAG GATGCTCGCCAAGTTTAAGGCCAATAAG TGGATTTACGGCCAGCATTCAGCCGGAGGCTACCTTGCTACAATACAGGCTGTTTTCTTCCGACAATG GTGATCTGGTTGATGCTGTTGTCCCATTTATGGGTGAATCAATAAGCGATGGAACTCTGGCAAAATTTTTGAAGA ATCCTGGTGACAGAGTAGAAGTTGATGAGCCAATTGCTCAAGTTGAAACAGATAAG GTGACTATTGATGTTGCAAGTCCTGAAGCGGGTGTTATCCAAGAG TATGTAGCCAAAGAAGGGGATACTGTGGAACCCGGTACTAAGATTGCTGTCATTTCAAAGTCTGCCGAAGGTGTAACCCATGTTGCTCCATCGGAGAAGACGTCAGAAAAAGCTGATTCAAAGCCACCTCCCCCTGCTGAAAAGAGTAAAGAGGATAAACAGAAGCCTAAAGTTGAAAGCACTCCTGTTATAGAGAAGCCTAGGACAACTTCTGGCCCTCCTCCTCCGAAACGCTCTGCTACCGAACCCCAGCTTCCTCCTAAAGAAAGGGAAAGACGA GTTCCCATGACAAGGCTCAGAAAACGGGTAGCAACACGTTTGAAAGATTCTCAAAACACATTTGCGTTGTTGACAACGTTTAATGAAGTGGATAT GACTAATTTGATGAAACTCCGCTCTGACTACAAAGATGCATTTGCTGAAAAACATGGCGTAAAGTTGGGACTTATGTCTGGGTTTGTGAAG GCTGCTGTTAGTGGGCTTCAAAATCAACCTATTATCAATGCTGTAATTGATGGGGATGATATCATATACAGAGACTATATAGATATCAGCATAGCTGTTGGCACTTCCAAG GGCCTTGTTGTTCCAGTTATCCGCAATGCTGAGAATATGAATTTTGcggagatagagaaagagatcAACACTCTTGCTAAGAAGGCTAGTAATGGAACTATATCAATTGATGAAATGGCTGGAGGGTCTTTCACAATCTCGAATGGTGGTGTTTATGGAAGCCTCTTAAGCACCCCCATCATCAACCCCCCTCAG TCTGCAATCCTGGGTATGCATTCGATAGTGTCCCGTCCAATGGTTGTTGGAGGCGACATAGTTCCGAGGCCAATGATGTACATTGCCCTGACATATGATCATCGGCTGATTGACGGGAGAGAGGCAGTGTTTTTCCTCCGCCGCATCAAGGATGTGGTGGAGGATCCTCGGAGGTTGCTTCTTGATATATAA